A single window of Methylacidimicrobium sp. AP8 DNA harbors:
- a CDS encoding PAS domain S-box protein: MDENTRQFGEENSGRRPCRLSIANCLGPNHLQGYCSIAGWMQQMLDQMLEGMLVLDTAFSIEIVNRAAADIFGYLPGELFGRPLATLLHTPDQIVPSFGLPHRPDGHASFARGRHEALGRRKNGEVFPLELSLSQSAVEGGSAITVLVRDLSERRALERALFEAETNERLRIGQDIHDSLCQMLIGIHYQAELLQSRLRDRSLPESALALRIGELVREAGDCARTLSQGLMPLAISPAELPQALADFARKSEERSGIRCRFALLGQPSLQDSATAVHLYQIAQEAVHNAIRHGRPRRIEIVLGERADSTYLLVADDGEGMGPKSASRPGLGMRSMRYRAGLIGGVIRFESKPKGGVTVLCTVPAGRRRMKKGSRK, encoded by the coding sequence ATGGATGAGAACACGAGGCAATTCGGCGAGGAGAATTCGGGGCGTCGCCCTTGTCGTCTTTCGATCGCCAACTGCCTGGGCCCCAACCACCTGCAAGGCTATTGCTCCATCGCCGGATGGATGCAGCAGATGCTCGACCAGATGCTCGAAGGGATGCTCGTTTTGGACACCGCGTTCTCGATCGAGATCGTCAACCGCGCAGCGGCGGACATCTTCGGCTATCTTCCGGGCGAGCTCTTCGGCCGTCCCCTGGCCACGCTCCTGCACACGCCGGATCAGATCGTCCCCTCGTTCGGCCTGCCGCATCGGCCAGACGGGCATGCCTCCTTCGCCAGGGGGCGCCACGAGGCTCTTGGACGGCGGAAGAACGGGGAGGTGTTTCCCCTCGAGCTATCGCTTAGCCAATCGGCCGTGGAAGGGGGCTCCGCGATCACCGTCCTCGTGCGGGACCTGAGCGAACGGAGAGCCTTGGAACGGGCTCTCTTCGAAGCGGAAACGAACGAACGGCTGCGGATCGGACAGGACATCCACGACAGCCTCTGCCAGATGCTGATCGGAATCCACTACCAGGCGGAGCTCCTGCAATCGCGGCTCCGGGACCGTTCCCTGCCGGAATCGGCCCTCGCCTTGCGGATCGGGGAACTGGTGCGGGAAGCCGGCGACTGTGCGCGAACCCTTTCGCAAGGGCTGATGCCGCTGGCCATCTCGCCCGCCGAGTTGCCGCAGGCGCTCGCCGATTTCGCGCGAAAGAGCGAAGAGCGCTCGGGAATCCGCTGCCGTTTCGCGCTCCTCGGCCAGCCGTCGCTTCAGGATTCGGCCACCGCCGTCCACCTCTACCAGATTGCGCAGGAGGCGGTCCATAACGCCATCCGGCACGGAAGGCCCCGGCGGATCGAAATTGTCCTGGGCGAACGAGCCGATTCGACTTATCTTCTTGTGGCCGACGATGGGGAGGGGATGGGACCAAAAAGCGCGTCTCGCCCGGGCCTGGGTATGCGGTCGATGCGGTACCGAGCCGGACTCATCGGAGGCGTGATCCGCTTTGAATCGAAGCCGAAAGGAGGAGTTACCGTTCTCTGCACGGTTCCTGCCGGCAGGCGGAGGATGAAGAAAGGCAGCCGGAAATGA
- a CDS encoding response regulator transcription factor, which produces MNEPKGKSGPPKKVLIVDDHALVSEGIAQLIGTKGGLTVCGTAATAREGFDLVTKTKPDLVIVDLSLPGKSGLELIKDIHAAYPEVAILTLSMHEESMYAERALRAGARGYLMKSEGGQRLLEGIQRVLEGGIFVSESVASRVLERFSGRRAKPTLNPVEALSDREFEVFLLIGRGFATRQIAEQLHLSVKTVEAYRGSLKEKLKLASGPELVHYAISWQHSQAIPSA; this is translated from the coding sequence ATGAACGAGCCCAAGGGCAAGTCGGGACCGCCGAAAAAGGTGCTTATCGTGGACGACCATGCGCTGGTGAGCGAAGGGATCGCGCAGCTCATCGGCACGAAAGGAGGACTTACGGTCTGCGGAACCGCGGCGACCGCGCGCGAGGGATTCGATCTGGTCACAAAGACGAAGCCCGACTTGGTCATCGTCGATCTCTCTCTACCGGGGAAAAGCGGCTTGGAACTCATTAAGGATATCCACGCGGCTTATCCCGAGGTGGCGATCCTCACCCTTTCGATGCACGAGGAATCGATGTATGCGGAGCGGGCCCTCCGGGCAGGAGCCAGAGGCTATCTTATGAAGAGCGAGGGGGGGCAAAGGCTCCTCGAAGGCATTCAGCGCGTGCTCGAAGGCGGAATCTTCGTCAGCGAATCGGTCGCCTCCCGAGTCCTCGAGCGGTTTTCCGGTCGGCGGGCCAAGCCCACGCTAAACCCGGTGGAAGCGCTCAGCGACCGCGAGTTCGAGGTCTTCCTGCTTATCGGACGGGGATTCGCCACCCGACAGATCGCCGAACAGCTCCACTTGAGCGTCAAAACCGTCGAAGCCTACCGGGGCAGCCTCAAGGAAAAGCTCAAGCTCGCTTCCGGACCCGAGCTCGTCCACTACGCGATTTCCTGGCAGCATTCCCAGGCCATCCCCTCCGCCTGA
- a CDS encoding DsrE family protein: MSKSGVDPGGPAAASSKQALLIVVTTGKEAFPRANSLLHMAGVLANQPNTQVEFLLLGPGVELLRSNQKSPPIIAEALDHLRRCGVDITACEVSLEAYGVEADRMLPARLVKGAVEIRRCIGEGATVLTF, from the coding sequence ATGAGTAAGAGCGGTGTGGATCCAGGAGGGCCGGCGGCAGCCAGCTCGAAGCAGGCGCTACTGATCGTGGTAACAACGGGGAAAGAGGCCTTTCCGCGGGCGAATTCGCTTTTGCACATGGCGGGAGTTTTGGCGAATCAGCCGAACACCCAGGTCGAGTTTCTCTTGCTGGGTCCGGGAGTCGAATTGCTGCGTTCGAACCAGAAATCGCCTCCGATCATTGCGGAGGCGCTGGATCACCTGCGCCGATGCGGAGTCGACATTACGGCCTGCGAGGTTTCCTTGGAAGCCTACGGGGTCGAGGCGGATCGGATGCTTCCGGCGAGGCTGGTGAAAGGAGCCGTGGAAATTCGGCGATGTATCGGCGAGGGCGCGACGGTGCTCACTTTTTAA
- a CDS encoding transposase, whose protein sequence is MSKRPVFTYQTRLRLTHEQTSCLDAYTALYGRAQRTLLARMRAGVPLNELKRSFLRRFGLTARQLNAIRVELEGKIASIRERRPELIEEAKWRIRKAEEAVGRLEKKHPGSNVVHQKKRRLAVLRAKLEALLADQESGRVRLCFGSRRLFRKQFSREENGYADHAAWKKDWQAERSSQFFVLGSKDEASGNQSCQAAVAPDGSLRLRLRLPYGWGSTSKHLVLEGVRLAYGQEEILQALSAGRVVTAQTKTGKLFRKREGAAVSYRFVRDRKGWRLFASVEAQPVLLRTSHLAGAIGIDMNEDHLAVAETDRFGNLVEVRRIGLHLYGKSEEQAKAAIGDACRQIARACAESGKPLVIERLDLRKRRAELEAVDGVRARSLSSFAYAKTISMLKAASFRAGVKWIEVDPAYTSVIGAVNHARRHGIGSHQGAAYAVARRGLGLSERPSVREAVVPTRNGGHLTFALPARNRTKHVWSFWAVVRKGLKAAHAAHARSGGNRLPPAPLLPKSRALGATRALPAKPRHANRRQHCSADVLDDLPW, encoded by the coding sequence ATGAGTAAGCGCCCTGTTTTCACCTACCAGACCCGGTTGAGGTTGACGCATGAGCAGACTTCGTGTCTTGACGCCTATACGGCGCTCTACGGGCGGGCGCAGCGGACTCTTTTGGCCAGGATGCGGGCGGGCGTTCCCCTAAACGAGCTCAAGCGGTCGTTCCTGCGCCGATTCGGCCTCACCGCCCGGCAGCTCAACGCCATTCGGGTCGAGCTTGAGGGCAAGATCGCCTCGATCCGGGAAAGGCGGCCCGAGTTGATCGAGGAAGCCAAATGGCGGATCCGGAAAGCGGAAGAGGCGGTCGGCCGGCTGGAGAAGAAGCATCCGGGATCGAATGTCGTGCACCAGAAAAAGCGGCGGCTTGCCGTCCTGCGGGCGAAGCTCGAGGCGCTTCTGGCCGATCAGGAGTCCGGCCGGGTCCGGCTCTGTTTCGGTTCCCGACGCCTCTTCCGCAAGCAGTTTTCCCGGGAAGAGAACGGCTATGCGGACCATGCCGCATGGAAGAAGGATTGGCAGGCGGAGCGGAGCAGCCAGTTCTTCGTGCTCGGATCGAAGGACGAGGCCTCGGGCAACCAGTCCTGCCAAGCCGCAGTCGCTCCGGACGGCAGCCTGCGGCTGCGGTTGCGGCTGCCGTACGGATGGGGAAGCACGAGCAAACACCTGGTGCTCGAGGGCGTGCGCTTGGCCTACGGCCAGGAGGAAATCCTCCAGGCCCTCTCCGCCGGCCGGGTCGTGACCGCACAAACCAAGACGGGGAAGCTCTTCCGCAAGCGGGAGGGAGCTGCCGTAAGCTACCGCTTCGTGCGGGACCGGAAGGGCTGGCGGCTGTTCGCAAGCGTCGAGGCGCAACCGGTCTTATTGAGGACGAGCCATCTGGCTGGGGCGATTGGCATCGACATGAACGAGGACCATCTGGCCGTAGCCGAAACCGACCGCTTCGGCAACCTCGTGGAAGTCCGCCGGATCGGATTGCATCTCTATGGGAAGAGCGAGGAGCAAGCGAAAGCCGCGATCGGCGATGCGTGCCGGCAGATCGCCCGGGCCTGCGCCGAATCGGGCAAGCCGCTCGTGATCGAGCGATTGGATCTTCGCAAGCGGAGGGCCGAGCTGGAGGCGGTCGATGGCGTCCGGGCTCGCTCGCTCTCATCCTTCGCCTACGCCAAGACGATCTCCATGCTCAAGGCGGCTTCCTTTCGTGCCGGAGTCAAATGGATCGAAGTCGACCCGGCCTACACTTCCGTGATCGGCGCGGTCAACCACGCGCGCCGTCATGGCATCGGTTCTCACCAGGGCGCGGCCTACGCCGTCGCCCGGAGAGGATTGGGCCTATCCGAGCGCCCGTCCGTGCGGGAGGCGGTCGTGCCGACCCGCAATGGCGGCCATCTCACCTTCGCCCTACCCGCGAGGAATCGGACGAAGCATGTATGGTCGTTCTGGGCGGTCGTTCGGAAGGGGCTCAAAGCGGCGCATGCAGCGCATGCCCGGTCGGGAGGCAATCGCTTGCCTCCCGCGCCTCTGCTCCCGAAATCGCGGGCATTGGGCGCTACGCGGGCTTTGCCGGCGAAACCCCGGCACGCGAACCGTCGGCAGCACTGTTCGGCCGACGTCCTGGACGATCTTCCCTGGTAG
- a CDS encoding type IV toxin-antitoxin system AbiEi family antitoxin → MTHSAPLKTLGAQSARLVTELHERRRMIFRLDDVREITGLSRNSARSLTHKLVARGVADRLRSGLYILAPSETGEHHYFGDPFVVARELMRGEDYYISHGSALEFHNMTTQPQLVITVSIPHPRRAIWISGVEFRFVRCPREHFFGIVEDWSTAEEKVRVSDLEKTVVDGLKQPQHCGGLTEVAKGLWMRRDDISVDRLIQYAQRLGVGAVARRLGYVLETYEMASETDLARLRAGLTETYVLVDPIRPREGRRLHRWRLVLNVEPEELVAVVST, encoded by the coding sequence ATGACACACAGCGCACCCCTCAAGACCTTGGGCGCCCAGTCGGCCAGGCTGGTAACTGAGCTCCACGAGCGGAGACGAATGATCTTCCGTCTGGACGATGTCCGGGAGATCACGGGATTGTCCAGGAACTCCGCCAGAAGCCTTACGCACAAGCTCGTGGCTCGCGGCGTGGCCGATCGGCTCAGATCAGGCCTCTACATCCTGGCGCCGTCCGAGACCGGCGAGCATCATTATTTCGGAGATCCCTTCGTCGTCGCCCGCGAGCTCATGCGCGGGGAGGATTACTACATATCGCATGGCAGCGCTCTGGAATTTCACAACATGACGACGCAGCCTCAACTGGTGATTACGGTCAGCATACCACATCCCAGACGGGCTATATGGATTTCCGGAGTGGAATTTCGCTTCGTGCGCTGCCCTCGCGAGCACTTCTTCGGAATCGTCGAGGATTGGTCAACCGCGGAGGAGAAGGTGCGCGTAAGCGATCTGGAGAAGACGGTCGTCGACGGGCTCAAGCAGCCACAGCACTGCGGCGGGCTGACGGAAGTGGCCAAGGGCCTCTGGATGCGGCGTGATGACATCAGCGTTGACCGCCTCATCCAGTACGCTCAAAGGCTCGGCGTCGGAGCCGTCGCGCGCCGGCTGGGGTATGTGCTGGAGACCTATGAGATGGCGTCGGAGACGGATCTGGCCCGCCTGCGCGCCGGCTTGACCGAGACTTACGTGCTTGTCGATCCAATCCGCCCGCGCGAGGGGAGACGCCTGCATCGGTGGCGTCTCGTCTTGAACGTCGAGCCGGAAGAACTTGTCGCGGTTGTCAGCACGTAA
- a CDS encoding nucleotidyl transferase AbiEii/AbiGii toxin family protein — MEHDYCLAWILVGIARSPLRDILAFKGGTALKKCYFADYRFSADLDFTLLKETPWAEIQSLLATVANDVERASGMEIRFDRLDRS; from the coding sequence TTGGAGCACGATTACTGCCTCGCGTGGATTCTCGTCGGGATTGCGCGCAGCCCGTTGCGCGACATCCTCGCGTTCAAGGGAGGGACGGCGCTTAAGAAGTGCTACTTCGCGGACTACCGGTTTTCCGCGGATCTCGACTTCACCTTGCTTAAGGAAACGCCATGGGCGGAAATCCAGTCTCTCCTCGCGACAGTGGCTAACGATGTGGAGCGCGCATCCGGCATGGAGATCCGCTTCGACCGTCTCGACCGTTCCTAA